The Methylorubrum populi genome contains a region encoding:
- the minC gene encoding septum site-determining protein MinC: MTSPAPTRPSLPLRGRVFRAVSLAPEAPLAEWLALLDGALTRSATLFDDRAVILDVAGLKPAPSELESLIAELSARRLRILGIEGADAPLSSNLPPRLAGGRPAGDAFEAPAYEEEKPGMSSLTIEGSVRSGQSIVHREGDVTVMGSVSSGAEILAGGSIHVYGALRGRAIAGAARNPRARIYCRKFEPELLGIDRLVRTAEDMGTHLRGQAVQIWSDGGAIKIAALG, encoded by the coding sequence GTGACCAGCCCCGCTCCCACCCGCCCTTCACTGCCCCTGCGAGGCCGCGTCTTCCGCGCCGTCTCGCTGGCGCCGGAAGCCCCCCTCGCCGAGTGGCTCGCCCTTCTGGACGGTGCCCTGACGCGATCGGCCACGCTGTTCGACGACCGGGCCGTGATCCTCGACGTCGCCGGCCTCAAGCCCGCGCCGTCCGAGTTGGAGAGCCTGATCGCCGAGCTGTCGGCCCGGCGCCTGCGTATCCTCGGCATCGAGGGTGCGGACGCCCCCCTGAGCTCGAACCTCCCGCCGCGGCTCGCCGGCGGCCGCCCGGCCGGCGACGCCTTCGAGGCGCCGGCCTACGAAGAAGAGAAACCGGGCATGTCGTCCCTCACCATCGAGGGCTCGGTGCGCTCGGGCCAGAGCATCGTCCACCGGGAGGGGGACGTGACCGTGATGGGCTCGGTGTCCTCGGGCGCCGAGATCCTCGCGGGCGGCTCCATCCACGTCTACGGCGCCCTGCGCGGGCGGGCCATCGCGGGCGCCGCCCGCAACCCCCGCGCACGCATCTACTGCCGCAAGTTCGAGCCCGAGCTTCTCGGCATCGACCGCCTCGTCCGCACGGCCGAGGACATGGGCACTCACCTGCGCGGCCAAGCGGTCCAGATCTGGTCCGACGGCGGCGCGATCAAGATCGCAGCCTTGGGTTAA
- a CDS encoding ABC transporter substrate-binding protein produces the protein MLERLRPTRLRLAALAATAAALLAPGPVSAQAVVRVGNLKLAHFAGVSYVKAIAQSCGLTVDLKIFAKGPDIMQAMLAGELDVGATASEAAISARGNGAPVYIVGGFAKGGARLLATPDSGIKSAADLKGKRVGVTRGSIQEVLLGAEMAKHGLKAKDVNLIYLGYPDLNQALMQKQVDAIMQTEPQSAQAIARGFGVEVIKPYDTPVGSPIRTLVMTEKFYGERKPVASKFMECFVKAQKTFMDDPKTAETFVTQDVFKGQVTAAEFQEALANSPYTLEMSADHIQKTTDVMAEHGIGKMSKPAKAAEWVKLDLLEAAKASAGTN, from the coding sequence TTGCTCGAACGCCTCCGTCCCACACGTCTTCGTCTGGCGGCCCTCGCCGCCACCGCCGCGGCCCTGCTCGCGCCCGGCCCCGTCTCGGCGCAGGCGGTGGTCCGCGTCGGCAACCTCAAGCTCGCCCACTTCGCCGGCGTCTCCTACGTCAAGGCGATCGCCCAATCCTGCGGCCTCACCGTCGATCTCAAGATCTTCGCCAAGGGGCCGGACATCATGCAGGCGATGCTGGCCGGCGAACTCGATGTCGGCGCCACCGCCTCGGAGGCCGCGATCTCGGCCCGCGGCAACGGCGCGCCCGTCTACATCGTCGGCGGCTTCGCCAAGGGCGGCGCCCGCCTGCTCGCGACGCCGGATTCCGGCATCAAGTCGGCGGCCGACCTGAAGGGCAAGCGGGTCGGCGTCACCCGCGGCTCGATCCAGGAGGTGCTGCTCGGCGCCGAGATGGCCAAGCACGGCCTGAAAGCCAAAGACGTCAATCTGATCTATCTCGGCTATCCCGACCTGAACCAGGCGCTGATGCAGAAGCAGGTCGACGCGATCATGCAGACCGAGCCGCAATCGGCCCAAGCCATCGCCCGCGGCTTCGGCGTCGAGGTGATCAAGCCCTACGACACCCCGGTCGGCTCGCCGATCCGCACGCTGGTGATGACGGAGAAGTTCTACGGCGAGAGGAAGCCCGTCGCGAGCAAGTTCATGGAGTGTTTCGTGAAGGCGCAGAAGACCTTCATGGACGATCCGAAGACCGCCGAGACCTTCGTCACCCAGGACGTGTTCAAGGGGCAGGTCACGGCGGCCGAGTTCCAGGAGGCGCTCGCCAACTCGCCCTACACCCTGGAGATGAGCGCCGACCACATCCAGAAGACCACCGACGTGATGGCCGAGCACGGCATCGGCAAGATGTCCAAGCCCGCCAAGGCCGCCGAGTGGGTGAAGCTCGACCTGCTGGAGGCCGCCAAGGCTTCCGCCGGCACGAACTGA
- the minC gene encoding septum site-determining protein MinC, which translates to MTDRPPIRFRGRSFLAMVLAPVPPVDQWLAELDALKQRAPAFFSVRAIILDVTGLRFERSDLAHLCEELNRRSITILGIEGIGPTSLGPGFPPPLVGGKPVEDIAPPESASAEAPAAAVQASAPALVAPPAPPRPRSFVLDAPVRSGQVIQHLDGDVTVLGSVASGAEVIAGGSIHVYGALRGRAIAGAVGDPAARILARKFEPELVAIDGLYKTADDLGGSRWGQSVQARLEGDAIVLVPLD; encoded by the coding sequence GTGACCGACCGTCCTCCGATCCGCTTCCGCGGCCGCTCCTTCCTGGCGATGGTGCTGGCGCCGGTACCGCCGGTCGATCAGTGGCTCGCCGAACTCGACGCGCTCAAGCAACGCGCGCCCGCCTTCTTCTCGGTGCGGGCGATCATCCTCGACGTGACCGGCCTGCGCTTCGAGCGCTCGGACCTCGCCCATCTCTGCGAGGAGCTGAACCGGCGCTCGATCACCATCCTCGGCATCGAGGGGATCGGGCCGACCTCGCTCGGGCCGGGCTTCCCGCCGCCGCTGGTGGGCGGCAAGCCGGTCGAGGACATCGCACCGCCCGAGTCCGCTTCCGCCGAGGCGCCCGCCGCCGCGGTCCAGGCCTCCGCCCCGGCTCTGGTGGCACCCCCGGCGCCGCCCCGGCCGCGCTCCTTCGTCCTCGACGCGCCCGTGCGCTCGGGACAGGTGATCCAGCATCTCGACGGCGACGTCACCGTGCTGGGCTCCGTCGCATCGGGGGCGGAGGTGATCGCGGGGGGCTCGATCCATGTCTACGGCGCCCTGCGCGGCCGGGCGATCGCGGGGGCGGTCGGCGATCCCGCCGCGCGCATCCTGGCCCGGAAGTTCGAGCCGGAACTCGTCGCCATCGACGGTCTTTACAAGACCGCGGACGATCTCGGCGGTTCCCGCTGGGGCCAGTCGGTCCAGGCCCGGCTCGAAGGGGACGCCATCGTCCTCGTGCCGCTCGACTGA
- a CDS encoding CHASE3 domain-containing protein, producing the protein MRAIANLPIVAKLVLVFAFVILAVFGSAFTSWRSLGTIEESNRWRDHSYEVLLQLDRLTAAMVDRETGLRGYLVAADPKFLDPYHGGAKAYDEALARLRKLVADNAEQTRRLDALDGSARQWVSDVAEREIALMGEESTQAQARRLEASGAGKNTMDAVRAAAAEMAQVETALLDLRGRTARESAEASRFAVGAGFAALLVAAGLGILLLNGFVSRPIRRMTGLMSRLADGDTGIEIPYRERREEVGAMAGAVQVFKDNLIRTKALEEETALARAGAEAQRKAAMREMAEGFERAVSGIVGAVSSAATELQATAQSMAGTASQTASQSNAAAAAAEEAAANVGTVAAAAEELGASVQEIARQVTGSTVLAQKAVVEAEGTAQLVQDLSAAAARIGDVVGLISTIAGQTNLLALNATIEAARAGEAGRGFAVVAAEVKELANQTARATEEISGQIGQVQGITGQAVSAIGDIAARIREIDGLAGSIAAAVEEQGVATQEIVRNVSEASAGTGAVTGNVASVAAAADETGAAASQVLVSASELSRQSEHLDGQVRHFLQTVRAA; encoded by the coding sequence ATGCGAGCGATCGCCAACCTTCCCATCGTCGCCAAACTCGTTCTCGTCTTCGCCTTCGTCATCCTCGCGGTCTTCGGCTCGGCCTTCACGAGCTGGCGCAGCCTCGGCACGATCGAGGAATCCAACCGCTGGCGCGACCACAGCTACGAGGTTCTGCTGCAGCTCGACCGGCTCACGGCCGCCATGGTCGATCGGGAGACGGGCCTGCGCGGCTATCTCGTCGCGGCCGACCCGAAATTCCTCGACCCCTATCACGGCGGCGCGAAGGCCTATGACGAGGCACTCGCACGACTGCGCAAACTCGTGGCCGACAATGCCGAGCAGACCCGCCGGCTCGATGCGCTCGACGGATCGGCCCGCCAGTGGGTGAGCGACGTCGCCGAACGCGAGATCGCGCTGATGGGCGAGGAATCGACCCAGGCGCAGGCCCGCCGGCTCGAGGCGTCCGGCGCCGGCAAGAACACCATGGACGCGGTGCGCGCCGCCGCCGCCGAGATGGCCCAGGTCGAGACGGCGCTTCTGGACCTTCGCGGACGGACCGCCCGCGAATCCGCCGAGGCGTCGCGCTTCGCCGTGGGGGCGGGCTTCGCGGCGCTGCTCGTCGCCGCCGGCCTCGGCATCCTGCTGCTGAACGGCTTCGTCTCCCGCCCGATCCGCCGGATGACCGGCCTGATGAGCCGTCTCGCCGACGGCGACACCGGCATCGAGATACCCTACCGCGAGCGCCGCGAGGAGGTCGGGGCGATGGCGGGCGCGGTGCAGGTGTTCAAGGACAACCTGATCCGCACCAAGGCCCTGGAGGAGGAGACCGCCCTGGCGCGGGCCGGTGCCGAGGCGCAGCGCAAGGCGGCGATGCGCGAGATGGCCGAGGGCTTCGAGCGGGCGGTGAGCGGCATCGTCGGCGCGGTCTCCTCCGCCGCCACCGAGTTGCAGGCCACGGCGCAGAGCATGGCCGGCACCGCCTCGCAGACGGCCTCCCAGTCGAACGCCGCCGCAGCCGCGGCGGAAGAAGCCGCCGCCAATGTCGGTACCGTCGCCGCGGCGGCCGAGGAACTCGGCGCCTCGGTGCAGGAGATCGCCCGGCAGGTGACCGGCTCCACGGTGCTGGCGCAGAAGGCCGTGGTCGAGGCCGAAGGCACGGCTCAGCTCGTGCAGGATCTGAGCGCCGCCGCCGCCCGGATCGGCGACGTGGTCGGGTTGATCTCGACCATCGCCGGGCAGACCAACCTGCTGGCGCTCAATGCGACGATCGAGGCGGCCCGCGCCGGCGAGGCGGGCCGCGGCTTCGCGGTGGTGGCCGCCGAGGTCAAGGAACTCGCCAACCAGACCGCGCGGGCCACCGAGGAGATCTCGGGCCAGATCGGGCAGGTCCAGGGCATCACCGGGCAGGCAGTATCCGCCATCGGCGACATCGCCGCGCGCATCCGCGAGATCGACGGGCTCGCCGGATCGATCGCGGCGGCGGTCGAGGAGCAGGGCGTGGCGACCCAGGAGATCGTGCGCAACGTCTCCGAAGCCTCGGCCGGGACGGGCGCGGTGACCGGCAACGTCGCCAGCGTCGCCGCGGCGGCCGACGAGACCGGCGCGGCGGCGAGCCAAGTGCTGGTCTCGGCCTCGGAGCTGTCGCGCCAGTCCGAGCATCTCGACGGCCAGGTCCGCCATTTCCTCCAGACGGTGCGGGCGGCCTGA
- the minE gene encoding cell division topological specificity factor MinE, whose translation MSVLTFLKPRGSGSVARERLQLILAHERAENGRPDLIITLREEILNVIAKHVTVERDKVQIKLERGEGVSTLGVDIEFPVDAALKPKRKLATA comes from the coding sequence ATGAGTGTTCTGACCTTCCTCAAACCGCGCGGCTCCGGCTCGGTGGCTCGGGAGCGCCTGCAACTGATCCTCGCGCACGAGCGCGCGGAGAACGGACGCCCCGACCTGATCATCACCCTGCGCGAAGAGATCCTGAACGTGATCGCCAAGCACGTCACGGTCGAGCGCGACAAGGTGCAGATCAAGCTGGAGCGGGGCGAGGGCGTCTCGACGCTCGGCGTCGACATCGAGTTCCCCGTCGACGCGGCGCTCAAGCCGAAGCGCAAGCTGGCCACCGCCTGA
- the minD gene encoding septum site-determining protein MinD encodes MAKVLCVTSGKGGVGKTTTTAALGAALAQAGEKVCVVDFDVGLRNLDLVMGAERRVVYDLINVTNGDAKLPQALIRDKRLDNLSLLPASQTRDKDALTDEGVAKVMEELRDKFDWIVCDSPAGIERGAQLAMRHADVAVVVTNPEVSSVRDSDRIIGLLDSKTVRAERGDTIEKHLILTRFDPARADRGDMLKVDDVLEILSIPLLAIIPESLEVLRASNVGCPVTLNNPLCAPARAYIDAVRRLKGETVPMAIPSDRKSLINKLFTRRAA; translated from the coding sequence ATGGCCAAGGTTCTTTGTGTCACGTCCGGCAAGGGCGGCGTCGGCAAGACCACCACGACGGCGGCGCTCGGCGCGGCGCTGGCGCAGGCCGGCGAGAAGGTCTGCGTGGTCGATTTCGATGTCGGCCTGCGCAACCTCGACCTCGTGATGGGCGCCGAGCGGCGGGTGGTCTACGACCTCATCAACGTCACCAACGGCGACGCCAAGCTGCCCCAGGCGCTGATCCGCGACAAGCGCCTCGACAACCTCTCGCTGCTGCCCGCCTCCCAGACCCGGGACAAGGACGCGCTCACCGACGAGGGCGTCGCCAAGGTGATGGAGGAACTGCGCGACAAGTTCGACTGGATCGTGTGCGACAGCCCGGCCGGCATCGAGCGCGGGGCTCAGCTCGCGATGCGCCACGCCGACGTGGCGGTCGTCGTCACCAACCCCGAGGTCTCCTCGGTGCGCGACTCGGACCGGATCATCGGCCTGCTCGATTCCAAGACCGTGCGCGCCGAGCGCGGCGACACGATCGAGAAGCACCTGATCCTCACCCGCTTCGACCCCGCCCGCGCCGACCGCGGCGACATGCTGAAGGTCGACGACGTGCTGGAGATCCTGTCGATCCCGCTGCTCGCCATCATCCCGGAGAGCCTCGAAGTCCTGCGCGCCTCCAACGTCGGCTGCCCGGTGACGCTGAACAACCCGCTCTGCGCGCCGGCCCGGGCCTATATCGACGCGGTGCGCCGCCTGAAGGGCGAGACCGTGCCGATGGCGATCCCGTCCGACCGCAAATCCCTGATCAACAAGCTGTTCACACGGAGGGCCGCATGA
- a CDS encoding ABC transporter permease has translation MIASRLKSLAEGFAVPLAVLVIWQLACTAGLVNPMVLPSPAAVAARWWAYLAPLEAYDPAHGSWLAWAVSGEMPHDALASLYRVVVGFLVGAGLALLMGTSDLIYRHVNPLMQVLRPIPPIAYIPLSILWFGLGNAPAVFLIAIGAFFPVLMNTIAGVRHVDGIYIRAARSLGASRMTIFRRVILPAATPYILSGARIGIGTAFIVVIVAEMIAVNNGLGFRILEAREYFWSDKIIAGMLTIGALGLLIDMGVSRLNNHLLRWHRGLES, from the coding sequence ATGATCGCCTCCCGCCTCAAATCCCTGGCCGAGGGCTTCGCGGTTCCCCTCGCCGTCCTCGTGATCTGGCAGCTCGCCTGCACGGCCGGGCTCGTCAACCCGATGGTGCTGCCCTCGCCCGCCGCGGTGGCGGCGCGCTGGTGGGCCTATCTCGCGCCGCTCGAAGCCTACGATCCGGCGCACGGCTCCTGGCTCGCCTGGGCCGTCTCCGGCGAGATGCCGCACGATGCGCTGGCCTCGCTCTACCGCGTCGTCGTCGGCTTCCTCGTCGGTGCCGGGCTCGCCCTGCTCATGGGCACCAGCGACCTGATCTACCGCCACGTCAACCCCTTGATGCAGGTGCTGCGGCCGATCCCGCCGATCGCCTACATCCCGCTCTCGATCCTGTGGTTCGGGCTCGGCAACGCGCCGGCCGTGTTCCTCATCGCCATCGGTGCCTTCTTCCCCGTGCTGATGAACACCATCGCCGGCGTGCGGCACGTCGACGGAATCTACATCCGCGCCGCCCGCAGCCTCGGCGCCAGCCGGATGACGATCTTCCGGCGGGTCATCCTGCCGGCGGCCACCCCCTACATCCTGTCGGGCGCGCGCATCGGCATCGGCACCGCCTTCATCGTGGTGATCGTGGCCGAGATGATCGCGGTCAACAACGGCCTCGGCTTCCGCATTCTCGAAGCGCGCGAATATTTCTGGTCCGACAAGATCATCGCCGGGATGCTGACCATCGGCGCCCTCGGCCTTCTCATCGACATGGGCGTCAGCCGCCTGAACAACCACCTGCTCCGCTGGCATCGCGGCCTGGAATCGTGA
- a CDS encoding ABC transporter ATP-binding protein, with the protein MSVQPRSLETVTQDAVPVHAPLAAAESRTTPHIVVTGVDKVFPVPGGEVVALKDIDLTINRGEFVCLLGPSGCGKSTLLNAIAGFSHPTRGGITVAGRAIAEPGPDRGMVFQEYALFPWMSVAQNIAFGLEIKGMGRAAIQARVAELLDMLKLAEFRDRFPKDLSGGMRQRVAIARVLALDSPVMLMDEPFGALDALTRRSLQDELLRIWAATGKTIVFVTHSIEESIYLADRIVVLTYRPGTIKRDLRVELPRPRDSASAAFNALKRDLSTLVTAEQHRFEQVEMKGLTTD; encoded by the coding sequence GTGTCCGTGCAACCCCGCTCCCTCGAAACCGTGACCCAGGACGCCGTTCCGGTCCACGCACCGCTCGCCGCCGCCGAATCCCGAACCACGCCCCACATCGTGGTCACGGGCGTCGACAAGGTCTTCCCCGTCCCCGGCGGCGAGGTCGTCGCCCTGAAGGACATCGACCTCACCATCAACCGCGGCGAGTTCGTCTGTCTGCTCGGCCCTTCCGGCTGCGGGAAGTCGACGCTGCTCAACGCCATCGCCGGCTTCTCCCATCCGACCCGCGGCGGCATCACCGTGGCGGGCCGCGCGATCGCCGAGCCCGGTCCCGACCGGGGCATGGTGTTCCAGGAATACGCCCTGTTCCCCTGGATGAGCGTGGCGCAGAACATCGCCTTCGGCCTCGAGATCAAGGGCATGGGCCGCGCCGCGATCCAGGCGCGGGTGGCCGAGCTCCTCGACATGCTCAAGCTCGCCGAGTTCCGCGACCGCTTCCCCAAGGACCTGTCCGGCGGCATGCGCCAGCGGGTGGCGATCGCCCGCGTGCTGGCGCTGGACAGCCCGGTGATGCTGATGGACGAGCCCTTCGGCGCGCTCGACGCCCTGACCCGCCGCTCGCTTCAGGACGAACTGCTGCGGATCTGGGCGGCGACGGGCAAGACCATCGTGTTCGTCACCCACTCGATCGAGGAATCGATCTATCTGGCCGACCGCATCGTCGTGCTCACCTACCGCCCCGGCACGATCAAGCGCGACCTGCGGGTGGAACTGCCGCGCCCGCGCGACAGCGCCTCGGCCGCCTTCAACGCCCTCAAGCGCGACCTCTCCACCCTGGTCACCGCCGAGCAGCACCGCTTCGAGCAGGTGGAGATGAAGGGGCTGACGACGGATTGA
- the typA gene encoding translational GTPase TypA, protein MKLRNIAIIAHVDHGKTTLVDKLLQQSGTFRENQRVEERAMDSNDLEKERGITILAKATSVVWKDTRINIVDTPGHADFGGEVERILSMVDGVIVLVDAAEGPMPQTKFVVGKALKIGLRPIVAINKVDRPDARINEVVNEVFDLFAALDATDEQLDFPILYGSGRAGWMATAPDGDPSQGLAPLFDLVLEHVPQAKVEEGPFRMLGTLLEANPFLGRIITGRIASGTVKPNQSIKVLARDGKVVETGRVSKILAFRGLERAPIEVGEAGDIVSIAGLVKGTVADTFCDPQVDEPIQAQPIDPPTVTMSFIVNDSPLAGTEGDKVTSRMIRDRLFKEAEGNVTLKIEEAADKDSFYVSGRGELQLSILIETMRREGFEIAVSRPRVVYEKDDSGQVLEPVEEVVIDVDEEHSGVVVQKMSERKAEMLEMRPSGGDRLRLVFHAPTRGLIGYQGELLTDTRGTAIMNRLFKAYEPYKGEMPGRRNGVLISNDKGEAVAYAMWNLEDRGPMMIEPGWKVYQGMIVGEHNRENDLEVNVLKGKKLTNIRTTSKDEAVRLTPPIRMTLERSLAWIQDDELVEVTPKSIRLRKAVLDPNDRKRAERAKEALSA, encoded by the coding sequence ATGAAGCTGCGCAACATCGCCATCATCGCCCACGTCGATCACGGCAAGACCACGCTGGTCGACAAGCTGCTCCAGCAGTCCGGCACCTTCCGCGAGAACCAGCGGGTCGAGGAACGGGCGATGGATTCCAACGACCTGGAAAAGGAGCGCGGCATCACCATCCTCGCCAAGGCGACCTCGGTCGTCTGGAAGGACACCCGCATCAACATCGTCGACACACCCGGCCACGCCGATTTCGGCGGCGAGGTCGAGCGCATCCTGTCGATGGTCGACGGCGTGATCGTGCTGGTCGACGCCGCCGAAGGCCCGATGCCGCAGACCAAGTTCGTGGTCGGCAAGGCGCTGAAGATCGGGCTGCGCCCGATCGTCGCCATCAACAAGGTCGATCGGCCGGATGCGCGCATCAACGAGGTCGTCAACGAGGTGTTCGACCTGTTCGCGGCGCTGGACGCCACCGACGAGCAGCTCGACTTCCCGATCCTCTACGGTTCCGGCCGCGCCGGCTGGATGGCGACGGCGCCGGACGGCGACCCGTCGCAAGGCCTCGCGCCCCTGTTCGACCTCGTGCTGGAGCACGTGCCCCAGGCCAAGGTCGAGGAGGGTCCGTTCCGGATGCTGGGCACCCTGTTGGAGGCCAACCCGTTCCTCGGCCGCATCATCACCGGCCGCATCGCCTCCGGCACGGTCAAGCCGAACCAGTCGATCAAGGTGCTCGCGCGCGACGGCAAGGTCGTGGAGACCGGCCGCGTCTCGAAGATCCTGGCCTTCCGCGGCCTGGAGCGCGCCCCGATCGAGGTGGGCGAGGCCGGCGACATCGTCTCCATCGCCGGCCTCGTGAAGGGCACGGTGGCCGACACCTTCTGCGACCCGCAGGTCGACGAGCCGATCCAGGCCCAGCCGATCGACCCGCCGACCGTCACCATGTCCTTCATCGTCAACGATTCGCCGCTCGCCGGCACCGAGGGCGACAAGGTCACGAGCCGGATGATCCGCGACCGCCTGTTCAAGGAGGCCGAGGGCAACGTCACCCTCAAGATCGAGGAGGCGGCCGACAAGGATTCGTTCTACGTGTCCGGGCGCGGCGAGTTGCAGTTGTCCATTCTCATCGAGACCATGCGCCGCGAAGGTTTTGAAATTGCCGTGTCTCGCCCTCGCGTCGTCTACGAGAAGGACGATTCGGGCCAAGTGCTGGAGCCCGTCGAGGAGGTCGTCATCGACGTCGACGAGGAGCACTCCGGCGTCGTGGTCCAAAAGATGTCCGAGCGGAAGGCCGAGATGCTGGAGATGCGGCCCTCGGGCGGCGACCGCCTGCGCCTCGTCTTCCACGCCCCCACCCGCGGCCTGATCGGCTACCAGGGCGAGCTCCTGACCGATACCCGCGGCACCGCGATCATGAACCGGCTGTTCAAGGCTTACGAGCCCTACAAGGGCGAGATGCCGGGCCGGCGCAACGGCGTGCTGATCTCGAACGACAAGGGCGAGGCGGTGGCCTACGCCATGTGGAACCTCGAAGACCGCGGCCCGATGATGATCGAGCCGGGCTGGAAGGTCTATCAGGGCATGATCGTCGGCGAGCACAACCGCGAGAACGACCTCGAAGTGAACGTGCTCAAGGGCAAGAAGCTCACCAACATCCGCACCACCTCGAAGGACGAGGCGGTGCGCCTGACCCCGCCGATCCGCATGACCCTGGAGCGCTCGCTCGCCTGGATCCAGGACGACGAGCTGGTCGAGGTGACGCCGAAGTCGATCCGCCTGCGCAAGGCCGTGCTCGACCCCAACGACCGCAAGCGCGCCGAGCGGGCCAAGGAAGCGCTGTCGGCTTAA
- a CDS encoding cytochrome P450: protein MDMQAPPADAAPRLVPPVPVPPERELPTLRFIAAMRVNGIACWPAAAYETPLRRRRLLGRMRFTVSDPELVRRVLVDNAANYARTPITIRMLRPMLGDGLLISEGAAWRHQRRTLAPAFTPRAVETLVPHILSASDEAVAALEREAAAGPVDLFAALQRLALEIAGRTMFSVGMERHGNRLRGFLEAYAERLGRPHLTDVLVPLRFATPLDRARTRFRHDWVAFLDRMIADRDERREGEARDLLDLLRAARDPETGRGFPHEALRDQVATMILAGHETTAVTLLWACTLLALAPEMQERVAAEAGAPDKPFTRAVIEETLRLYPPAFVLARRAVGPDVLAGEAVRPGDGVTISPWLLHRHRRLWSDPDAFDPGRFLPGAPPVPRFAYLPFGAGPRVCIGAAFALTEATLALSRLVGRFRIERADARPVLPAAVVTTQPDHAPAFRLTRRA from the coding sequence ATGGACATGCAGGCCCCGCCGGCCGACGCGGCGCCGCGCTTGGTGCCGCCGGTGCCGGTGCCGCCGGAGCGGGAATTGCCGACCCTGCGCTTCATCGCGGCGATGCGGGTCAACGGCATCGCCTGCTGGCCGGCGGCCGCCTACGAGACGCCCCTGCGTCGCCGCCGCCTGCTCGGGCGCATGCGCTTCACCGTCAGCGACCCGGAACTGGTGCGGCGCGTGCTCGTGGACAACGCCGCCAACTACGCCCGCACCCCGATCACCATCCGCATGCTGCGGCCGATGCTCGGCGACGGCCTGCTCATCAGCGAGGGGGCGGCGTGGCGCCACCAGCGGCGCACGCTCGCGCCCGCCTTCACGCCGCGGGCGGTGGAGACGCTGGTGCCCCACATCCTCTCGGCGAGCGACGAGGCCGTCGCCGCCCTGGAGCGGGAGGCCGCGGCCGGGCCGGTCGATCTCTTCGCCGCGCTCCAGCGGCTCGCCCTGGAGATCGCCGGGCGGACCATGTTCTCGGTCGGCATGGAGCGCCACGGCAACCGCCTGCGCGGCTTCCTCGAAGCCTACGCCGAGCGGCTCGGGCGCCCGCACCTGACGGACGTGCTCGTGCCCTTGCGCTTCGCCACGCCCCTCGACCGCGCCCGGACCCGCTTCCGGCACGATTGGGTCGCCTTCCTCGACCGGATGATCGCCGACCGCGACGAGCGGCGGGAGGGGGAGGCGCGCGACCTGCTCGACCTGCTGCGCGCCGCCCGCGATCCCGAGACCGGCCGGGGCTTCCCGCACGAGGCGTTGCGCGATCAGGTCGCCACCATGATCCTGGCCGGGCACGAGACCACGGCCGTCACCCTGCTCTGGGCCTGCACCCTGCTCGCGCTCGCCCCCGAGATGCAGGAAAGGGTCGCCGCCGAGGCGGGAGCGCCGGACAAGCCCTTCACCCGCGCGGTGATCGAGGAGACCCTGCGGCTCTATCCCCCGGCCTTCGTGCTGGCCCGCCGCGCCGTCGGCCCCGACGTGCTGGCCGGCGAGGCGGTCCGGCCCGGCGACGGCGTGACGATCTCGCCCTGGCTGCTGCACCGCCACCGCCGCCTGTGGAGCGATCCCGACGCCTTCGATCCCGGCCGCTTCCTGCCCGGAGCCCCGCCGGTGCCGCGCTTCGCCTACCTGCCCTTCGGCGCCGGCCCGCGGGTCTGCATCGGCGCGGCCTTCGCGCTCACCGAGGCGACGCTGGCCTTGAGCCGGCTCGTCGGCCGTTTCCGGATCGAGCGCGCCGATGCGCGCCCCGTGCTTCCCGCCGCCGTCGTCACGACCCAGCCCGACCACGCCCCGGCCTTCCGGCTGACGCGGCGGGCGTGA